In Cucurbita pepo subsp. pepo cultivar mu-cu-16 unplaced genomic scaffold, ASM280686v2 Cp4.1_scaffold000622, whole genome shotgun sequence, the DNA window attgttacaaatggtattcgagtcagacattgggcggtgtgccagcgaggacgttgggcctccaagagaggtagattgtgagatctcacatcgacgggagagaggaacaaaatattcaacctctccctagtagacgcattttaaaaccgtgagactgacgacgatacgtaacggaccaaagcggacaatatttgttagcagtgggcttgagctgttacaaacaTTGAAGGGTAGTGGAAGCTGCAAGAACACCATAAATCTCATTAGGGTTAGGTGTTTCTAAGCTAGCTTTGAAAAGCATCGTATCTGCAAGAACACCATAAATCTTGTGAGACGAGTGTCCTTAAACTAACATTGACTAGTAGCGTCATATAGGTGCATGAACACAGACGATGTGTCGTACAGAAGTGTCACCAAACTAATTAACCCATTTTGACgaagagagaaaagtaaaaataaaataaaaaattatatgaaatgtGGATcgaggaaggaaaaaaaaaaaaaaattcatatatgaaattgaatttaagataaatagccacaaattttaaaattttgaaacttaaaattataattgaaccatttatttattattgatcaGACGgattatttatgaatatttaatatccataaatatttaattatgagaTTTGAATAATAGTTTTAACATAATTGTAATTGCACTTCTTTTTTAGTTGTATTAGGTATATCTACGTgtcattattaattaatattcgtcacaattcataaaaaataattacaaatatcactcaataaatattaattcctCTAAAGTTAGgtagaaaagataaaagacaTATATCGTTAACCATTGGAGAATATGCCGTTTCTTTAAAAACGAAGTATTTactgaattattattattaaaaaaaaaactcaattattatttatacaaaatacaccaacaaatcaaacttttaaaaattgaatttagataaaatgaatttgaattccATGGAcccttaaaaatatattattctaaaacctgaaaaattctcaatattttaatcaactttttgaattataataaaacaaaatttccgACCATTTTAAGTAGATATGGAttgaggagaagaagatgagaaaaagagggaaaaatatatatatatatatatatgatagagAGAGATGAATCCGTAATTAGGGATATTGATATGAACACGAGTTTAAAATGTAATCGAAGATAAttttgagaaggaaaaagaaaggaaattcaaaacaaactcTTCATTGGGAAACACAACGACCGACAGACGAGTGGATCGGAAGATCAccctttctcctttttctgaGGGGATATTGTTCGATTAATTCTCCTTTAAATACCCGCAACCTCCATTCAACTTCCAAGAGATTTCAAGCGCGTTcccgttttttttttgaaagcgTTCTTTCAGGATTTTCCGATTTGGGGTTTTCGATTTCCCTGCTAGAAGGTCTTTTCTGTGGTTAGATTTCGAATTCGTTCCGACGAACAAATGGAGGGCGTCGATCATCTTGCCCATGAGAGGAACAGGTCCCAATTCGACGTCGATGCGATGAAGATCGTATGGGCGGGTTCTCGTCATGCCTTTGAAGTATCTGATCGAATGTCTCGATTGGTTGCTAATGACCCAGTGAGTAATTTCTTTGCCACACGCCAAATCCAGACGTTGTACCGGCTAAGATTTATTATTGATGCTTTGagtttgtgtttgtttttggtgTTTAGGCCTTTCGAAAGGATAACAGGGCTCAATTACCAAGGAAGGAGCTGTTCAAGAACACGCTCAGAAAAACAGCTTATGCATGGAAGAAGATCGTTGAGCTTAAGCTTACTGGTACAGCTATTTCATTCAATCTCTTTCTATGGAAAACCCTGGACTGTATTGATTgtattccttctttttctttaacagAGGAGGAAGCTGCTAGATTAAGGTTCTTTGTGGATGAGCCAGCATATACAGATCTTCACTGGGTGAGTTGagtttattctttttgttggcATTACAAACAACACTTAATACTGAACTTTTGGCTGTTTGAACAACTCTATGGATAAATACTGGTTTCCATCATCTTAGCTTTCAAGTTTttggaattaatttaatgtatCTCTCTTTTTTAGGGAATGTTTGTTCCATTTGTGAAAGGGCAAGGAACTGAGGAACAGCTACAGAAGTGGTTGCCATTGgcttataaaatgaaaataattggTTGCTATGCTCAAACCGAACTCGGTCATGGTTCGAATGTTCAAGGGCTCGAAACAACTGCAACGTTTGATCCAAAGACTGATGAATTTGTTATTCATAGTCCTACACTCACCTCAAGCAAAGTAAGTACAATGGTAGTTATATATTCAGGTTCTATATTAGTTAGTTACCTGTATTGGATTGATTCTGTGTAAGACTTTGTATTGGATTTGTTTCCTCGAGTCTCGGGGTGTAAATTGAACGGGTTAGATTGATGTTGAAGAGCAATTTAAATTGACTGTAGTTTGTTGGATCTTTTTGGGTTGATACTCACATTCAGGTTCTATGTGAATGTGCTGCATTCTAtgtctcttattttttttccttctttcttgtgAACAGTGGTGGCCTGGTGGTTTGGGTAAGGTTTCAACACATGCTGTTGTATTTGCTCGTCTTATCACGAACGGTCAAGACTATGGAGTGCACGGTATGCAAACTATGATTGCTTTCAATCCTCTGATTCTTGATCCTGATATATCTAGTCTAATAAGGAAGCTTCCATTTTGTAGGTTTCATAGTTCAGACAAGGAGTTTGGAAGATCACTCAGTTCTACCTGGCATAACCATTGGAGACATTGGTATGAAATTTGGGAACGGAGCGTACAATACTATGGATAATGGGGTCATGCATTTTGATCACTTCCGAATCCCGAGGAACCAACTGTTGATGAGGTTATTTCTATTCTGTATGTTCGTTAGTTATttctattcattttctttgtcaATTGTCCCTTCTAAAGTTGGTTGTTAACTTCACAGGTTTTCTCAAGTTACAAAGGAAGGGAAATATGTGCAATCAGATGTTCCACGGCAACTAGTTTATGGCACTATGGTATATGTTAGAAAGACGATTGTAATTGATGCTTCAAATGCCTTGTCACGTGCCGTCTGTATTGCTACTAGGTACAGTGCTGTTCGTAGACAATTTGGATCACagaatggtgtggaaacccaggtatgagtttataatcctATTAGAAGCAAAACCTAAAAGACATTATCTCAAAGGCACAATTTCGCATTCTACATTGGTGCTGAATAATGTGATTatcatttgtttgtttttatagGTGATCGATTATAAAACACAGCAAAGTAGGCTATTCCCTTTGCTGGCTTCTGCCTACGCTTTTAGATTTGTTGGTGAGTGGTTAGAATGGCTATATACGGATGTGACTCAAAGACTGGGAGCCAGCGATTTCTCGACACTGCCTGAGGCTCATGCATGCACTGCAGGGTTGAAGTCGGTCACAACGGCTGCAACTGCTGTGAGTATCTTTTTTGATTTCATTAGCTTGATCATCTTTATGTGCATTGTCTTTATGTTTAACAGAAGTTTTAATCAATCTATTTCTTCTGATTTAACTAGCTATGCTAATATGGTGTTCCTGatttaacaatttaataaCATAAAAGCCTTGTCATCTCTTGGGTCTAAGTTGGTCTTGGGATAGAGCAAGGCCTTGAGAGGAATAACAGGGCGGCCATGAGTATATAGTCAAGCACACGGGTGTTTTTCTTGCAGCCTTAACTTTTAATTGTAATTGCAGGATGCGATTGAGGAGTGCCGGAAGTTGTGCGGTGGCCATGGTTACCTTTGTAGCAGTGGGCTTCCCGAGTTGTTTGCGGTTTATGTCCCTGCCTGTACTTATGAAGGAGACAATGTTGTGCTACTATTGCAGGTGTGGGTTAAGTTTTCAAGTGAAGTTATGATTATGACTTAGTTTTAAAGTTCTCAACATTCATCTGCTAACCTGTTTCGATATAGGTTGCACGATTTCTTGTAAAGACCGTGTCCCAGTTGGTGTCTGGGAAGAAGCCTGTTGGTACAACAGCTTACATGGGACGACTACAACATCTGATGGAATCGTCTTGCAAAGTTCAGAAAGGtatttgttaaaaatgagaaacattTCTGTCCCGTATAAAGAACACAGAGTAGGCCAATTTGtgtgttcaaattttttggaaTTGGGGTTCTCAGTTCCTTATTAGCACTGAGTTGGTGGTTTGGAGCTGAATTTTTCAAGacttgtttatattgatgttCTTGTCAATTCTGATGCTCTGCAGCTGAGGACTGGTTAAACCCAAGCATCGTTCTTGAGGCGTTTGAAGCACGGTCGGCTAAGATGTCTGTGGAATGTGCCAAAAGACTAAGCAAGTTCACCAATCAAGAAGAAGGTATGTCTACTCCTACTTGCCGATATTGTTCcctttggactttttcttctGGACTTCTCCtcagggttttaaaacgcgtttactaggaagaggtttctacacccttacaaagaatgtttcattttcttccccaaccgatgtggaatctcacaatccaccctccttttgagcccaatgtcctcgctgacattcgttcccttctctaatcgatgtgggaccacccaatcctctccccttcggggcctagcgtccttgctggcacaccgcttcgtgtccaccccccttcgaggatcATCTTCCTCGCTAGCATATTGccccgtgtctggctctgatatcatttgtagcGGCCcatcatctttgggctttccctttcgggcttcctctcaaggttttaaaatgcctctactagggagaggtttccacacccttataaaaaatgcttcgttctcctccccaactgatgtggaatctcacacaaaatttctttttggcGCTCTTTGACCAATTTTCACGTGCATCTTTAAACTATCACTTAATTGTCCATACATGGCAATGCTGATTTCTTCTCCtaatcttttcaatattttcctaATTGCCCTTTGTCATACTTGCAGGTTTTCAGGAACTTTCTCCTAATTTAGTTGAGGCTGCAGTTGCACATTGccaattaattattgtttccAAGTAAGTTTCTTCCTCGTTATATTCATCAAATTCTTGAAAGCTTGATTCTTTAGACTGATGTTTTAAATCCAAAACTATGTTAAGCAGTGATATTCCATTGCtgattgtttcaaaaatatttgcaCTTCAGGTTCATCGAGAAACTTAAGGGAGACATAGCAGGAAAGGGAGTAAAAGAGCAACTGCAGAAGCTTTGCAGTATTTATGCTTTGTATACACTACACAAACACATGGGTGATTTTCTTTCCACTTCCACCATCACTCCCAAACAGGCTTCTCTTGCTGATGATCAACTTAGATCTCTATACTCCCAGGTTTGAACTCAAGCACATCTCCCTCTTGACCTTCTAATTCTTGAAGAAAAGCTGTCTTTCTAACCCGACGTTGGAATTCTCTTTTGTAGGTTCGTCCAAATGCAGTTGCTTTAGTCGATGCGTTTAACTACACCGACCATTACCTTGGCTCGATCCTTGGTCGCTATGATGGGAATGTTTACCCAAATCTCTACAATGAGGCGTGGAAGGAACCTCTAAATGACTCCGCCGTGCCTGATGGCTACCATGAATACATTAGACCATTGCTTAAGCAGCAGCTCAGAAATGCGAGGCTATGAAGAATAGGAATGGTATAACAAAATGTTATGCTCTAgattatttgtaataaatcATGGATTCAGCTTGGGATTTTTATGTTACAGTTTGAACTCGCATTTTATTATGCCGAACAAGtgctattaaatataagtTTTCTCTATGAATGAAGaataaaagttttgaagttTCGTATTGATAGTCGTAGTCGCCATTTCGGTTGTTATTATAGGTTGCTTGTTATTGTCGCTCCCCACGGTCTGCAGGTCTTGTCGACCTCTAATAGAAGCACAAActaatattgtcttctttcgACTTTTGTCCTTCGGGcttcttgttttaaaatgattatacGAGGAAaaggtttcacacccttataataaatattttgttcccttctcccatcgacgtgggatctcacaattcacccctcctttgggagcccaacatcctcgttggcataccACCCGATGACTGactctggtaccatttgtgAC includes these proteins:
- the LOC111785652 gene encoding peroxisomal acyl-coenzyme A oxidase 1-like, yielding MEGVDHLAHERNRSQFDVDAMKIVWAGSRHAFEVSDRMSRLVANDPAFRKDNRAQLPRKELFKNTLRKTAYAWKKIVELKLTEEEAARLRFFVDEPAYTDLHWGMFVPFVKGQGTEEQLQKWLPLAYKMKIIGCYAQTELGHGSNVQGLETTATFDPKTDEFVIHSPTLTSSKWWPGGLGKVSTHAVVFARLITNGQDYGVHGFIVQTRSLEDHSVLPGITIGDIGMKFGNGAYNTMDNGVMHFDHFRIPRNQLLMRFSQVTKEGKYVQSDVPRQLVYGTMVYVRKTIVIDASNALSRAVCIATRYSAVRRQFGSQNGVETQVIDYKTQQSRLFPLLASAYAFRFVGEWLEWLYTDVTQRLGASDFSTLPEAHACTAGLKSVTTAATADAIEECRKLCGGHGYLCSSGLPELFAVYVPACTYEGDNVVLLLQVARFLVKTVSQLVSGKKPVGTTAYMGRLQHLMESSCKVQKAEDWLNPSIVLEAFEARSAKMSVECAKRLSKFTNQEEGFQELSPNLVEAAVAHCQLIIVSKFIEKLKGDIAGKGVKEQLQKLCSIYALYTLHKHMGDFLSTSTITPKQASLADDQLRSLYSQVRPNAVALVDAFNYTDHYLGSILGRYDGNVYPNLYNEAWKEPLNDSAVPDGYHEYIRPLLKQQLRNARL